The following are encoded together in the Fundidesulfovibrio putealis DSM 16056 genome:
- a CDS encoding NAD(P)/FAD-dependent oxidoreductase: MTGYDVIIAGGGPAGAAAATVLAGAGVSVLVLDKADFPRDKLCAGLLTWKTLQTLTRVFGETAASLQALGVINHASDRYRIRHLHHELSGGKLVYPFHFVERRVFDAFCLERARAAGAEVRTGDAVTWADVATATVRTAQGREFTGRRLIGADGAMSRVRAHCGVDTTRWRDEMGMGLEVYLPRAWLAGRTGLHEDVTADFPTIYSGFIDAGYCWSFPHRDRVIVGICGLYHGKPARMIRDCLDEFLTFLGLPKDHGLPVRAHPLPYGNWLSRPSFGRTLLAGDAAGLVEPFFGEGIHYALRTGEMAGRACLAAISQGADPAAVYQADLEREIFPELTWAKHLRNLLYWFVRSGMILPVRAFLGGGGVKLQELVHGMRSFRLLRKLT; encoded by the coding sequence ATGACAGGCTATGACGTAATCATTGCCGGGGGCGGCCCGGCTGGCGCGGCAGCCGCCACGGTTCTGGCCGGGGCGGGCGTTTCGGTGCTGGTGCTCGACAAGGCGGACTTCCCGCGCGACAAGCTCTGCGCCGGGCTCCTCACCTGGAAGACCCTGCAAACGCTTACGCGCGTCTTCGGCGAAACCGCCGCGTCCCTCCAGGCGCTGGGCGTCATCAACCACGCAAGCGACCGCTACCGCATCCGCCATCTGCACCACGAGCTTTCCGGCGGCAAGCTGGTCTACCCCTTCCATTTCGTGGAGCGCCGCGTGTTCGACGCCTTCTGCCTGGAGCGCGCCCGCGCAGCCGGAGCAGAAGTGCGCACCGGCGACGCCGTGACCTGGGCCGACGTGGCCACGGCCACTGTCCGCACCGCGCAGGGCCGCGAATTCACGGGCAGACGCCTGATCGGCGCGGACGGGGCCATGAGCCGCGTGCGCGCCCACTGCGGCGTGGACACCACCCGCTGGCGCGACGAAATGGGCATGGGCCTGGAGGTCTACCTGCCGCGCGCCTGGCTGGCTGGCAGGACAGGCCTGCACGAGGACGTCACGGCGGATTTTCCCACCATCTACTCCGGCTTCATCGACGCGGGCTACTGCTGGAGCTTCCCCCACCGCGACCGGGTGATTGTGGGCATCTGCGGCCTGTACCACGGGAAGCCCGCCCGCATGATCCGCGACTGCCTGGACGAATTTCTAACCTTTCTCGGCCTCCCCAAAGACCACGGCCTGCCCGTGCGCGCCCATCCCCTGCCCTACGGCAACTGGCTTTCGCGCCCGAGCTTCGGGCGCACCCTGCTGGCCGGAGACGCCGCAGGCCTGGTGGAGCCGTTCTTCGGCGAGGGCATCCACTACGCCCTGCGCACCGGCGAGATGGCCGGACGGGCCTGCCTTGCGGCGATCAGCCAGGGCGCGGACCCGGCGGCCGTCTATCAGGCGGACCTGGAGCGCGAGATTTTCCCGGAGTTGACCTGGGCCAAACACCTGCGCAACCTCTTGTACTGGTTCGTGCGCAGCGGCATGATCCTGCCCGTGCGCGCTTTCCTGGGCGGGGGCGGCGTGAAGCTTCAGGAGTTGGTCCACGGCATGCGCTCGTTCAGGTTGCTGCGAAAGCTCACGTAG
- a CDS encoding HAD family hydrolase, translated as MRNGSRLRAAVFDFDGTLARPALDFPLMKRRVGELASSRLGSPVTPAGLPALEWIEALCAMMTRAQAEDFRRDSHALIEEMEREAAARTSLFDFVRPMLSRLSGRGVALAVITRNSRQAVEAVFPDASRYLAAVLAREDVAAVKPDPAHLLEALGLLDARPDEALMVGDHPLDVLTARRAGVLAGAVASGETPLADLQAAAPDFLAADAGELFERLETQGWF; from the coding sequence ATGCGAAACGGTTCACGACTGCGCGCAGCGGTGTTTGATTTCGACGGCACCCTGGCCCGTCCGGCGCTGGATTTCCCGCTGATGAAGCGGCGGGTTGGCGAATTGGCCTCCAGCCGCCTGGGAAGCCCGGTGACGCCTGCCGGGCTCCCGGCCCTGGAGTGGATCGAGGCGCTCTGCGCGATGATGACTCGTGCCCAGGCCGAGGACTTCCGGCGCGACTCCCACGCCCTGATTGAAGAGATGGAGCGCGAGGCCGCAGCCCGCACCAGCCTGTTCGACTTCGTGCGGCCCATGCTCTCTCGCCTGAGCGGGCGGGGCGTGGCCCTGGCTGTTATCACCCGCAACAGCCGCCAGGCCGTGGAAGCCGTCTTCCCTGACGCGTCCCGGTATCTGGCCGCAGTGCTGGCGCGCGAGGATGTGGCCGCCGTGAAGCCGGACCCGGCGCACCTGCTGGAGGCGCTTGGCCTGCTGGATGCTCGCCCTGACGAGGCCCTGATGGTTGGGGATCATCCCCTGGACGTGCTGACGGCCCGGCGCGCGGGAGTCCTGGCTGGGGCCGTGGCCAGCGGGGAGACGCCGCTTGCCGATCTTCAGGCGGCGGCCCCGGATTTTCTTGCGGCGGACGCAGGTGAATTGTTTGAGCGTCTGGAGACGCAGGGCTGGTTCTGA
- a CDS encoding class I SAM-dependent methyltransferase, which produces MRLADDEYGAVAPIYDAATAWALDPLRRELADVVGRERDGTVLDLCCGTGRQCYFFARAGRDAVGVDLSAGMIRRAARLEKSQAARMNFVRGDAARLPFPDASFTACTISLALHEKPPGMRPVILAEMLRVTRPGGLIAVVDYLSPHTGAQATLSWAVKAVERLAGRDHHAYYADYMRQGGLEGLLERQGMRTIDVRRRMFGLIGIALARRPA; this is translated from the coding sequence ATGGCGCTGTCGCGCCCATTTACGATGCGGCCACTGCCTGGGCGCTCGATCCCTTGCGCCGGGAATTGGCCGATGTCGTAGGGCGGGAGCGGGACGGGACGGTGCTTGACCTGTGCTGCGGCACGGGACGGCAATGTTATTTCTTTGCCAGGGCTGGACGCGACGCAGTGGGTGTGGACCTGTCCGCAGGCATGATCCGCCGGGCGGCGCGGTTAGAGAAATCGCAGGCAGCGCGAATGAACTTCGTCCGGGGCGACGCGGCCAGACTGCCCTTTCCGGACGCCAGCTTCACCGCCTGCACCATCTCCCTGGCCCTGCACGAAAAGCCGCCTGGAATGCGGCCAGTCATCCTGGCGGAGATGCTGCGGGTCACGCGTCCCGGAGGGCTCATCGCAGTGGTGGATTATCTGTCGCCGCACACGGGCGCGCAGGCCACGCTCTCTTGGGCAGTGAAGGCCGTGGAGCGCCTCGCCGGGCGCGACCATCACGCCTATTACGCCGATTATATGCGCCAGGGCGGGCTGGAAGGCCTGCTTGAACGGCAGGGAATGCGGACGATTGACGTCAGACGCCGCATGTTCGGCCTCATCGGCATCGCGCTCGCCCGACGTCCCGCCTGA